The genomic stretch TCAATAAATTTCCCCTGGTTTGCCGAATTGGTCAAGATAGAAATCGCGCATAAGATTCCTGTAGTTGATCACTGAGACAAAAAATCTAAACGCAAAACCATATTGCAAAAGAATTTCTAGGGGAATAGAAGGGGATCCGAAACTAACCTGAAGGTGCTCGTCATACGCAAATCTTGGCCGCTGGACCATGAGGGGAAGCCACACGCCCCTGTAAGGGAAAGGGGCTGGGTTGCGCCGCACCGTCGTCGAGGCCGCCATCGGTGGTTGGAGGATCGATGCCGCAGGTGAGGAAGAGCGGCCGCAGACGGTGGAATCGGCCTGGCGTGTGATTTGGGAGCGTCGATGGTGTTGGAGATCGATAGGTGTCGCGGAATCGGCCCAGCGTGGGATTTGGGAGCGGGGCCGGCGCAGGTGGTGGAAtcgactagggccttgtttagctggggaaaatttttggttttgggtactatagtacttttgtttgtatttgataattattgtctaattattgactaactagactcaaaagatccatgcgcaaattacagacaaactatgcaattagttttttaatctatatttaatgtttcatgcatatgttcaaagattcgatatgatggggaatcttgaaatttttttgcaaaactgaacaaggcctagatcAGGGTCGTGTGCAATGGTGACGGGTTAAGAGCTATCAACGCCAAACATCCTATGCCGCTGCTCGCTCTAATAACGCCCGTAGTACGCGGGCACGTTGCATTCGCGCTGGGCTAGCCCGAGGCAAGTCAACCGCTCATTTGGTTTTATGGGACCAGGAGGGCTGTGCGGCTCGGTCAGATGGACCGGATGCAAAGGACGTGTTTAGTTGgcgaaattttttagatttgacTACTATATGTCCAATCATAAGCTTGTTAGACAATAGGATAGTATTGTCTTGGTGCATTGAACGTGTGTGCTAGGCTCAGGGTTGTTGAGCACGCCACACAAGTTGTTATAGCATCTAGATATCTAGGAGATTTGTTGTAACAAACATCCATCTGTACAGGCCACGTAGGGGGCTCTTCCCTACCTATATAACATGCACCGAGAGCCCCTGGATGGGCAACTCTCCTTCTCCTAGTTTTCACATGTATCTGACTAGGTAGATTCATTCCACGCGAGTTCGTCGCCATGGCGCAATCCTCTGGTGTCGCCAAACTTGCTTTCGGCTTCCTGCCTCCGGTCACCGAGAAGCTAACTCGGGGTAACTACGGCATGTGGCATGCCCAAGTCTCCCACACCCTCAAGGGGGCTCGCCTCGCCACGCACATCCGGGCCAGGGCTATGCCTCCGGCTGCGTTCGTCGAACCGGATCCGCCGATTGATACTGATGGCAAGAAGAAAGCTCATGTACCCAATCTAGAGTACGAAGAGTGGATTGTGAAAGACAGCCACGTTCTCAACTACCTGTTCTCATCGCTCTCCAAGGAAATCTTCTCTCAGGTTTCCTCCGCGGCATCGGCGGCGGCTCTCTGGGCCGCGATCCAAGAGCTCCATGCGTCGCAGTGTCGTGCTCGGGTCATCGCCACACGCATGACCCTCGCCACGGCGTCCAAGGGGACGTCCACCGTGGCGGAGTAGTTCACGAAGATCAAGAACCTCGCCGATGAGATGGC from Sorghum bicolor cultivar BTx623 chromosome 3, Sorghum_bicolor_NCBIv3, whole genome shotgun sequence encodes the following:
- the LOC110433629 gene encoding uncharacterized protein LOC110433629, with amino-acid sequence MAQSSGVAKLAFGFLPPVTEKLTRGNYGMWHAQVSHTLKGARLATHIRARAMPPAAFVEPDPPIDTDGKKKAHVPNLEYEEWIVKDSHVLNYLFSSLSKEIFSQVSSAASAAALWAAIQELHASQCRARVIATRMTLATASKGTSTVAE